One bacterium genomic region harbors:
- the yajC gene encoding preprotein translocase subunit YajC: protein MLDTAFAQTATQAAPGTAGGAFMSLFVTTILPIMALYYFFFIYPQGKEKKKREEMLGAIQRGDRVLTRGGIYGTVADIKENILVLKISDNTKVEFDKSSVETVEKPS, encoded by the coding sequence ATGCTCGACACCGCATTCGCACAGACCGCCACCCAAGCCGCTCCCGGCACGGCCGGGGGGGCCTTCATGAGCCTTTTCGTGACGACCATCCTACCCATCATGGCTCTCTACTATTTCTTTTTCATCTATCCGCAGGGCAAGGAAAAGAAGAAGAGGGAAGAAATGCTGGGAGCCATCCAGCGGGGGGACCGGGTGTTGACCCGGGGCGGGATCTACGGGACCGTGGCCGACATCAAGGAAAACATCCTTGTCTTGAAGATAAGCGATAATACCAAGGTCGAATTCGATAAAAGCTCCGTTGAAACGGTCGAAAAGCCTTCCTGA
- a CDS encoding response regulator has translation MNEIMTAQELSAYLKITTTTIYKLAQQGDLPSFKVGSEWRFKKELIDRWLEKGTKAAKKVLVVDDEPAICELYQRALDRKKFQVDTARSGAEAVQLAANAQYDFVFLDLKMPGMNGVETFKELRKTQPKAVVAFVTAYPDSELLNEAMRLGPLTVILKPIDLGEIQKAVESLVLMTSKT, from the coding sequence ATGAACGAGATCATGACGGCCCAGGAACTATCGGCCTACCTCAAGATCACGACGACTACCATTTACAAGTTGGCCCAACAGGGCGACCTTCCCTCTTTCAAAGTGGGAAGCGAATGGCGTTTCAAGAAAGAGCTCATCGACCGATGGCTCGAGAAGGGGACGAAGGCCGCCAAAAAGGTCTTGGTGGTGGATGACGAGCCCGCGATCTGTGAGCTTTATCAAAGGGCGTTGGATAGGAAAAAGTTCCAGGTCGATACCGCTAGGTCCGGTGCCGAGGCCGTCCAACTGGCCGCCAACGCCCAATACGATTTCGTGTTCCTTGATCTGAAGATGCCCGGGATGAACGGGGTGGAGACCTTCAAGGAACTCCGCAAGACCCAACCCAAGGCCGTGGTGGCCTTCGTCACCGCCTATCCGGACAGTGAACTGTTGAACGAGGCCATGCGTTTGGGCCCCCTGACCGTCATCTTGAAGCCCATTGATCTGGGCGAGATCCAGAAAGCCGTTGAATCCCTGGTCTTGATGACTTCCAAAACCTGA
- a CDS encoding anthranilate synthase component I family protein, translating to MSFSSLSNDRYFQKSGVLERSLDLVGLWEKWCGEGLAALLESGGPPNEAARWSILAGFPSEEVLESQGALWYWKNGERGPLGGSLEDWMNSQAPSSDSYLPFPWCLREAWFGVWGYEWGQPDTEKDPGPPTAHFFKPARVIAIDRLTREYFLMGDGPFEVVERGSAPETFRSWGLRAGIEREKYEGMVRKAQVYIAQGDIYQANLAHPFEACWEGQPSGLYRLIRELNPGPFMGIFKGRGCTIVSSSPERLILGRGDLLETKPIAGTRPRDLDEVRDLQLREELRTNPKERAEHLMLVDLARNDLGRVSRFGTVEVNRFSEVEAYSKVQHLVSTVRAQKKEEVTFSQVLHSLFPGGTITGCPKVRCMEIIRELEGRPRGYYTGSLGYFGPGPIFDLNILIRTFTLFEDGTLEFLAGAGVVADSDPGREYQETLYKVQALAKALGADWEVGP from the coding sequence ATGAGCTTCTCATCCCTTTCCAATGATCGTTATTTCCAAAAGTCCGGTGTCCTCGAGCGCTCCTTGGACCTCGTTGGGCTTTGGGAGAAGTGGTGCGGGGAAGGATTGGCTGCGTTGCTGGAAAGCGGGGGTCCACCCAATGAGGCGGCCCGTTGGTCCATCCTGGCGGGGTTTCCATCCGAAGAGGTCCTGGAAAGCCAAGGTGCGCTTTGGTATTGGAAGAACGGCGAACGCGGCCCCTTGGGCGGTTCTCTTGAAGATTGGATGAACTCCCAGGCGCCCAGTTCCGATTCGTACCTGCCATTTCCCTGGTGTTTGCGCGAAGCTTGGTTCGGAGTGTGGGGCTATGAATGGGGCCAGCCTGACACCGAAAAAGATCCCGGGCCACCCACGGCCCACTTTTTCAAACCCGCTCGGGTCATCGCCATTGACCGGTTGACCCGGGAATATTTCCTGATGGGGGACGGGCCCTTTGAGGTTGTGGAGCGTGGGTCCGCTCCAGAGACTTTCCGTTCATGGGGTCTTCGCGCCGGGATCGAACGGGAAAAATATGAAGGGATGGTCCGGAAGGCCCAGGTCTACATCGCCCAAGGGGATATCTATCAGGCCAACCTTGCCCACCCTTTCGAAGCCTGTTGGGAAGGACAACCTTCCGGTCTTTACCGATTGATCCGGGAACTGAACCCGGGTCCTTTCATGGGGATCTTCAAGGGAAGGGGATGCACCATCGTTTCTTCCTCTCCGGAACGTTTGATCTTGGGGCGTGGCGATCTTTTGGAAACAAAGCCCATCGCGGGGACCCGGCCACGGGACCTGGATGAGGTACGGGACCTTCAGTTGCGGGAAGAGCTACGGACGAACCCGAAGGAAAGGGCCGAGCATCTGATGCTAGTGGACCTCGCCCGGAACGATCTGGGCCGGGTGTCCAGGTTCGGGACGGTGGAAGTGAACCGTTTTTCCGAAGTGGAAGCCTATTCCAAGGTGCAGCATTTGGTCTCCACCGTCCGGGCGCAAAAAAAAGAAGAAGTGACCTTTTCCCAGGTGCTCCATTCCCTTTTCCCGGGAGGGACCATCACCGGTTGCCCGAAGGTGCGATGCATGGAGATCATCCGTGAATTGGAAGGACGCCCCCGAGGGTATTACACCGGAAGCCTCGGTTATTTCGGGCCGGGTCCCATTTTCGACCTGAACATCCTGATCCGAACCTTCACCCTTTTTGAGGATGGGACATTGGAGTTCCTGGCGGGAGCCGGGGTCGTGGCCGACTCGGATCCAGGCCGGGAATACCAGGAAACCCTTTATAAGGTCCAGGCCTTGGCCAAGGCTTTGGGAGCGGATTGGGAGGTGGGGCCGTGA
- a CDS encoding aminotransferase class IV, whose translation MKERIFMNGRWVPLAQAHLSPLNSAVLYGESLLEAIPVYGGKALFLKEHMGRLDRGCRFLGWSRLALPKVDQAIRTYRSKGKDYMLRVGLVQELEPPAAPRDFSKKPPLFFAMARPLRHSLTDPRPLRGRIGVGRWRVPGPEVYPGQFKWIFYMMIREDFRHHPTWTEMLRLDRDGYVVDGGSSSPLWAKNGVLHPPLQTTGGLESVTRTKILRFARSLGIPVRPRRWRPQDVLKGGELFLVGSGIGVLQATHLSGKVLRGSRSISSRLWEHYRSHALGLKS comes from the coding sequence GTGAAGGAAAGGATCTTCATGAACGGGCGCTGGGTCCCCTTGGCCCAGGCCCATTTATCCCCGCTTAATTCGGCGGTCCTCTATGGAGAATCGCTGTTGGAAGCCATCCCGGTCTATGGCGGTAAAGCCTTGTTCTTGAAGGAACATATGGGCCGATTGGACCGTGGCTGCCGTTTTTTAGGCTGGTCCCGGTTGGCGTTACCTAAGGTCGATCAGGCGATAAGAACCTATCGCTCGAAGGGAAAAGATTACATGTTACGGGTAGGCCTGGTCCAAGAGCTGGAGCCGCCCGCAGCTCCGAGGGATTTTTCGAAAAAACCACCCCTGTTCTTTGCGATGGCCCGCCCTTTGCGCCACTCCCTCACGGATCCCCGGCCCCTTCGAGGACGGATCGGGGTCGGCCGTTGGAGGGTACCTGGGCCCGAGGTCTATCCGGGACAATTCAAATGGATCTTTTACATGATGATCCGGGAGGATTTTCGCCATCATCCCACCTGGACGGAAATGCTGCGGCTGGATCGTGATGGATACGTAGTGGATGGAGGAAGTTCCTCACCCCTTTGGGCCAAGAATGGCGTCCTTCATCCACCCCTCCAGACCACGGGTGGCCTTGAAAGTGTCACTCGCACCAAGATCCTTCGTTTTGCCAGGTCCTTGGGCATCCCGGTCCGCCCACGGCGTTGGCGGCCCCAGGACGTCCTGAAGGGCGGGGAGCTTTTCTTGGTCGGCTCCGGTATCGGTGTGCTCCAAGCGACCCACTTATCGGGGAAAGTCTTACGGGGATCGCGCAGTATCAGTTCCCGTTTGTGGGAGCATTACCGGTCCCATGCCCTAGGGCTCAAGAGCTGA
- the folD gene encoding bifunctional methylenetetrahydrofolate dehydrogenase/methenyltetrahydrofolate cyclohydrolase FolD, producing the protein MPLLLDGNAASKAVQEQVARRLAALPAGAGKPGLAVVLVGDDPASQVYVGRKKKACENLGFYSEEHRLPKETTQDQLLDLVRTLNQKAQVHGILVQLPLPGHLSAQRVIETIDPAKDVDGMHPMSLGRLVAGLPGLRSCTPAGVMAMLEHYKIPVSGKRAVVIGRSIMVGKPMAQLLVEANATVTVCHSKTRDIASVVREAELVVAAIGKPRYVTADMVRDGAVVVDVGINRLPDGKLCGDVDFEAVSPTASAITPVPGGVGPMTIALLMRNTFDAFWSQTHP; encoded by the coding sequence ATGCCCTTGTTGTTGGATGGGAATGCCGCTTCGAAGGCGGTCCAAGAACAGGTCGCCCGGCGCCTTGCCGCCCTTCCGGCCGGGGCTGGTAAGCCAGGGCTTGCCGTTGTTTTGGTCGGGGATGACCCCGCATCTCAGGTTTACGTCGGGCGCAAAAAGAAAGCCTGCGAGAACCTTGGGTTCTACTCTGAAGAACATCGCTTGCCCAAAGAGACCACCCAGGACCAGCTTCTGGACCTGGTCCGGACCTTGAACCAGAAGGCCCAAGTCCACGGGATCCTCGTCCAGCTTCCCTTGCCGGGCCATTTGAGCGCCCAAAGGGTCATTGAAACCATCGATCCGGCCAAGGATGTGGATGGGATGCATCCGATGAGCCTGGGGCGGTTAGTGGCGGGCCTGCCCGGCCTTCGGTCCTGCACTCCGGCGGGCGTTATGGCCATGCTGGAACATTACAAAATACCCGTGTCGGGAAAAAGAGCGGTCGTGATCGGCCGTAGCATCATGGTCGGAAAGCCGATGGCCCAACTTTTGGTGGAGGCCAACGCGACCGTGACCGTCTGCCATAGCAAGACCCGGGACATCGCTTCCGTCGTCCGGGAGGCGGAATTGGTGGTGGCGGCCATCGGCAAGCCCCGCTACGTCACAGCGGATATGGTGCGGGATGGGGCGGTGGTCGTGGATGTGGGGATCAACCGGCTTCCGGATGGGAAACTCTGCGGCGATGTGGATTTTGAGGCGGTTTCTCCAACAGCTTCCGCCATTACGCCGGTGCCTGGTGGCGTCGGCCCCATGACCATCGCGCTCCTTATGAGGAACACCTTCGATGCATTCTGGAGCCAAACCCACCCATAA
- the coaE gene encoding dephospho-CoA kinase (Dephospho-CoA kinase (CoaE) performs the final step in coenzyme A biosynthesis.) — translation MTSHKRPWKIGLTGGPGAGKSLALRFLARKGVPTLQTDHLGHELLRDKGFSGRLSRRLGKEILDVRGHADRGKLGELVFKDPRKRVLLNRMIHPMIRRKVAQWVLAQRRAKAGLVVVEVPLLFERGFYKYFDGCLSVSAPSALRRKRLRARGWDRSEVRRREGTQWSQSRKDRKADWVLRNDRSPAELRKKVDLWLSSIKDGPQGMKKKVF, via the coding sequence ATGACAAGCCATAAAAGGCCCTGGAAGATTGGGTTGACCGGTGGCCCCGGGGCAGGGAAGAGCCTAGCCCTCCGGTTCCTGGCCCGAAAAGGGGTCCCGACCCTTCAAACCGACCATTTGGGGCATGAACTATTGCGGGATAAAGGGTTCAGTGGAAGACTTTCCCGCCGTTTGGGGAAAGAGATATTGGATGTCCGGGGCCATGCGGACCGGGGCAAACTTGGGGAACTCGTATTCAAGGATCCCCGAAAGCGTGTGCTTTTGAACCGAATGATCCACCCGATGATCCGCCGAAAGGTCGCCCAGTGGGTCCTGGCCCAAAGGCGTGCCAAGGCGGGACTGGTGGTGGTGGAGGTTCCCCTGTTGTTCGAAAGGGGTTTTTACAAATATTTTGACGGTTGTCTTTCGGTCTCGGCCCCATCGGCCTTGAGGCGAAAAAGGTTGAGAGCCCGTGGTTGGGACCGATCCGAGGTCCGCAGGCGGGAAGGGACCCAATGGTCCCAATCGCGGAAGGACCGGAAGGCCGATTGGGTCCTGAGGAACGACCGGAGCCCGGCGGAGCTAAGGAAAAAGGTCGACCTTTGGTTGTCATCCATCAAGGATGGCCCCCAAGGGATGAAGAAAAAGGTGTTTTGA
- a CDS encoding diguanylate cyclase, producing MDILVLFENWKASKRWAFVGVLFVAAIGVNYLAALRNWEPISPIWLYFLPLIFSAMLLGPWVTYTMGGIIGTLCLLSLATSNMPAWFFLTFIAALCINAWGWQRWSRARDMRSFDLHKRSEELELSINDTQIAHEKVKVALQANQIKIQRYTALNELARNLAMTFKTQEVVVLLIETISKTFMVPGGVYSLLLFDSSMGKALHSVRYSVDTDMEVRLNRERLNPEETFNAWVVAQGKPLLITDAANDFRFQNYTPEAQVRSLVAAPFMEGQEVMGLIRMESCFPGAFRQEDARLLSNFCDLGIVALEHVALYRQTIELAITDGLTGLYVQRYYKERVRDEVFRALEHKLPLCLMMIDVDHFKRYNDTYGHLVGDKVLKAVAKILKETVRTVDLVARYGGEEFSVLLLKTPWNGAKTVAERIRQKVEAQEIVAGQTVTHITVSIGVSELSPQFKDVEGFIDTADQALYRAKGEGRNRVRVANEGKVP from the coding sequence ATGGACATCCTAGTCCTTTTCGAGAATTGGAAAGCCTCCAAACGTTGGGCCTTCGTTGGCGTCCTTTTCGTGGCCGCCATTGGGGTCAATTATTTGGCGGCCCTGCGTAATTGGGAGCCCATTTCTCCCATATGGCTGTATTTCTTGCCGCTGATCTTTTCCGCCATGCTCCTGGGTCCTTGGGTGACCTATACGATGGGGGGCATTATCGGGACCCTTTGCTTGCTGTCCTTGGCCACCTCCAACATGCCCGCCTGGTTCTTCCTGACCTTCATCGCGGCCTTGTGCATCAACGCCTGGGGGTGGCAACGCTGGAGCCGGGCGAGGGACATGAGGTCCTTTGACCTCCATAAAAGATCGGAAGAACTGGAGCTGAGCATCAACGATACCCAAATCGCCCACGAGAAGGTGAAGGTGGCCCTCCAAGCCAACCAGATCAAGATCCAGCGCTATACAGCCCTGAACGAACTGGCCCGGAACCTCGCCATGACCTTCAAGACCCAGGAGGTGGTGGTGCTCTTGATCGAGACGATCTCCAAGACCTTCATGGTGCCCGGGGGGGTTTATTCACTGCTTTTGTTCGATAGTTCCATGGGGAAAGCCCTGCATTCGGTGCGCTATAGCGTGGACACGGACATGGAAGTCCGGCTGAACCGGGAGAGGCTCAACCCGGAAGAGACCTTCAATGCCTGGGTCGTTGCCCAGGGTAAACCCCTTTTGATCACCGATGCGGCCAATGATTTCCGCTTCCAGAACTACACCCCGGAAGCCCAGGTGCGAAGCCTGGTGGCGGCTCCTTTCATGGAGGGCCAGGAGGTCATGGGACTCATCCGAATGGAAAGCTGTTTTCCGGGTGCTTTCCGGCAGGAGGACGCGAGGCTCCTGTCCAATTTCTGCGACCTCGGGATCGTCGCCCTGGAGCATGTCGCCCTTTACCGCCAGACCATCGAACTGGCCATTACCGACGGCCTGACGGGGCTATATGTCCAGCGTTATTACAAAGAAAGGGTCCGGGACGAGGTGTTCCGGGCCCTGGAACACAAACTCCCGCTTTGCCTCATGATGATCGATGTGGACCACTTCAAGCGCTATAACGATACCTATGGCCATTTGGTGGGGGACAAGGTCCTGAAGGCCGTCGCCAAGATCCTCAAGGAAACGGTCCGCACCGTGGACCTGGTGGCCCGTTATGGCGGCGAGGAATTCTCCGTGCTCCTGCTCAAAACGCCCTGGAACGGCGCCAAAACGGTGGCGGAGCGAATCCGGCAGAAAGTGGAGGCCCAGGAGATCGTCGCCGGACAGACCGTGACCCATATCACGGTCAGCATCGGGGTGTCCGAATTGAGCCCCCAGTTCAAGGACGTGGAAGGCTTCATCGATACCGCCGACCAAGCCCTCTACCGGGCCAAGGGGGAGGGCCGGAACCGTGTCCGGGTGGCCAATGAGGGGAAGGTCCCATGA